A window of the Microvirga terrae genome harbors these coding sequences:
- a CDS encoding LysE family translocator, producing the protein MTLELWLIYLMAAIGLSLTPGPNGLLSLTHGVCYGFRPTIYTVLGGALGFFVLIAASLAGMGALLAASERAFTIAKWIGAAYLVYLGLRIWRSPASVLDVARPDAEPRRARPLWMFNQGFLVAVSNPKALIFFAAFLPQFMVPGVSFPVQLALFGGTFVIVEIVYELLLAVMAQRIAPWLTRHGRWFNRLAGATFVGIGAALTTASR; encoded by the coding sequence ATGACCCTTGAACTCTGGCTGATCTATCTGATGGCCGCGATCGGCCTGTCGCTGACGCCCGGCCCGAACGGCCTGCTGTCGCTGACGCACGGCGTCTGCTACGGGTTCCGGCCCACGATCTACACGGTGCTGGGCGGCGCGCTCGGGTTCTTCGTCCTGATCGCAGCCTCGCTCGCCGGCATGGGAGCGCTGCTTGCCGCCTCGGAGCGGGCCTTCACGATCGCCAAGTGGATCGGCGCCGCCTACCTGGTCTATCTCGGCCTGCGCATCTGGCGCTCGCCCGCCTCCGTCCTCGATGTCGCCCGGCCGGACGCCGAGCCGCGCCGGGCCAGGCCGCTCTGGATGTTCAACCAGGGCTTCCTCGTGGCCGTGTCGAACCCGAAGGCGCTGATCTTCTTCGCGGCGTTCCTGCCGCAATTCATGGTCCCGGGCGTTTCCTTCCCGGTTCAGCTTGCCTTGTTCGGCGGCACGTTCGTGATCGTCGAGATCGTCTACGAGCTTCTTCTCGCCGTGATGGCCCAGCGGATCGCCCCGTGGCTGACCCGACATGGACGGTGGTTCAACCGCCTGGCCGGTGCGACCTTCGTGGGCATCGGTGCGGCGCTGACGACGGCGAGCCGCTGA
- a CDS encoding low affinity iron permease family protein: MDRVFARFANATARVAGSPTTFLVCVVVVLAWAFSGPFFGFSEDWQLVINTGTTIVTFLMVFLIQNTQNRDGAALQTKLDELIRTSNADDTFMGIEKLTDRELEALHEQCEQMARQSHAALEKTKAERAKRAQRKGSGRLSA, encoded by the coding sequence ATGGACAGAGTCTTCGCCCGGTTCGCCAATGCCACGGCCCGCGTTGCGGGAAGCCCGACGACGTTCCTGGTCTGCGTCGTCGTCGTGCTGGCCTGGGCGTTCTCCGGCCCGTTCTTCGGTTTCTCGGAGGACTGGCAGCTCGTGATCAACACGGGAACCACCATCGTGACCTTCCTGATGGTCTTCCTGATCCAGAACACGCAGAACCGCGACGGCGCCGCCCTCCAGACCAAGCTCGACGAGCTGATCCGGACATCCAATGCGGACGATACGTTCATGGGGATCGAGAAGCTGACCGACCGGGAGCTGGAGGCTCTTCACGAGCAATGCGAGCAGATGGCGAGGCAAAGCCATGCGGCTCTGGAGAAGACCAAGGCCGAGCGTGCGAAACGGG
- the carA gene encoding glutamine-hydrolyzing carbamoyl-phosphate synthase small subunit: MLQDKDTTGSSSGGWAEPRATAVLVLQDGTVLEGFGIGAVGEATGEVCFNTAMTGYQEILTDPSYAGQIITFTFPHIGNVGTNEEDIESVNAASSSGVRGVVLAATITEPSNWRASRDLDAWLKARSIVGLSGIDTRALTALIRDRGMPNAVIAHDPEGRFDLDALKARAAALPSMDGQDLVPLVTSAQRYDWDETTWTRGEGYGHQDGELRHHVVAIDYGVKRNILRLLARAGCKVTVVPATASAEDVLALKPDGVFLSNGPGDPAATGEYAVPVIRKVLDEQIPTFGICLGHQMLSLAVGAKTKKMHQGHHGANHPVKDKTTGKVEITSMNHGFAVDPETLPQNAVETHVSLFDGSNCGISLTDRPAFSVQYHPEASPGPQDSHYLFDRFVELMERKKAQA; the protein is encoded by the coding sequence ATGCTGCAAGACAAAGACACCACCGGGTCCTCCTCGGGTGGCTGGGCCGAGCCGCGCGCGACTGCGGTTCTCGTGCTCCAGGACGGAACGGTTCTCGAAGGCTTCGGCATCGGGGCCGTCGGCGAAGCGACCGGCGAGGTCTGCTTCAACACCGCCATGACGGGCTACCAGGAGATCCTGACGGATCCGTCCTATGCCGGCCAGATCATCACCTTCACGTTTCCGCATATCGGCAACGTGGGCACCAACGAGGAAGACATCGAGAGCGTCAACGCCGCCTCGTCGTCGGGGGTGCGCGGCGTGGTGCTGGCGGCGACCATCACCGAGCCGTCCAACTGGCGCGCCTCCCGCGACCTCGATGCCTGGCTGAAAGCCCGCAGCATCGTCGGCCTCTCGGGCATCGATACCCGGGCGCTCACCGCGCTCATCCGCGACAGGGGCATGCCGAACGCGGTCATCGCCCACGATCCGGAGGGTCGGTTCGACCTCGACGCCCTGAAGGCCAGGGCCGCCGCCCTGCCCTCCATGGATGGCCAGGACCTGGTGCCTCTCGTGACCAGCGCCCAGCGCTACGACTGGGACGAGACCACCTGGACCCGCGGCGAGGGCTACGGCCACCAGGACGGCGAATTGAGGCACCACGTGGTCGCCATCGATTACGGGGTGAAGCGCAACATCCTGCGCCTTCTCGCCCGCGCGGGCTGCAAGGTCACGGTGGTGCCCGCGACCGCCTCGGCCGAGGACGTTCTGGCGCTCAAGCCCGACGGCGTATTCCTGTCCAACGGTCCCGGCGATCCGGCGGCCACCGGCGAATACGCCGTGCCGGTGATCCGCAAGGTGCTCGACGAGCAGATCCCGACCTTCGGCATCTGCCTCGGCCATCAGATGCTGAGCCTCGCCGTCGGCGCCAAGACCAAGAAGATGCACCAGGGCCACCATGGGGCGAACCATCCGGTGAAGGACAAGACCACCGGCAAGGTCGAGATCACCTCCATGAACCACGGCTTCGCCGTGGATCCGGAGACCCTGCCGCAGAACGCGGTCGAGACCCACGTGTCCCTGTTCGACGGCTCCAATTGCGGCATCTCGCTCACCGACCGCCCGGCCTTCTCGGTGCAGTACCACCCGGAAGCCTCGCCTGGTCCGCAGGACAGCCATTACCTGTTCGACCGGTTCGTCGAGCTGATGGAGCGGAAGAAGGCCCAGGCCTGA
- a CDS encoding GatB/YqeY domain-containing protein, translating to MLRERFTAEMKEAMKAGDKGRLGAIRLIQAALKDKDIEARGNGKEPLSDEEILALLQRMVKQRQESIAMYEQGGRTELADQERNEVAVISSYLPQQMDEAETRAAIEAAIAETGAASMKDMGKVVGSLRAKYAGRMDFAKASGLVKDMLPKG from the coding sequence ATGCTGCGCGAACGTTTCACCGCCGAGATGAAGGAAGCCATGAAGGCCGGCGACAAGGGCCGGCTTGGCGCCATCCGGCTCATTCAGGCCGCCCTCAAGGACAAGGACATTGAGGCGCGCGGCAACGGCAAGGAGCCCCTGTCCGACGAGGAGATCCTGGCCCTCCTGCAGAGGATGGTGAAGCAGCGTCAGGAATCGATCGCCATGTACGAGCAGGGCGGCCGCACCGAGCTCGCCGATCAGGAGAGGAACGAGGTCGCGGTGATCTCCTCCTATCTGCCCCAGCAGATGGACGAGGCCGAAACCAGGGCCGCCATTGAGGCCGCCATCGCGGAGACCGGCGCCGCCTCCATGAAGGATATGGGCAAGGTCGTGGGGTCTCTCCGCGCCAAATACGCCGGCCGCATGGACTTCGCCAAGGCGAGCGGTCTCGTGAAGGACATGCTGCCGAAGGGGTGA